One window of the Bacillota bacterium genome contains the following:
- a CDS encoding TIGR04086 family membrane protein, whose product MRNRLTFLYWSRPETGGARYQIQMSALVAGLMWAVTVTLFVGVILALWVTLSPHPTYNLSGVISLSLLAGALLGGSIGGLNVRRQGCLHGAIIGFVYGILFLLMMAGGDLNALQEPVIWARLLVLILAGSLGGIIGVNLPLNKTRFVRRTGR is encoded by the coding sequence ATGCGTAACAGATTAACTTTCCTATATTGGTCACGCCCTGAAACAGGGGGAGCGCGTTACCAAATCCAAATGTCTGCCTTGGTGGCGGGGCTGATGTGGGCAGTAACGGTGACGTTGTTTGTGGGGGTAATACTTGCACTGTGGGTAACGCTATCGCCACATCCCACATATAACCTGTCAGGTGTGATAAGTTTATCCTTGTTGGCAGGGGCGCTCTTGGGGGGGAGCATTGGTGGTTTAAATGTGCGCAGGCAGGGGTGTTTGCACGGTGCGATAATTGGCTTTGTATATGGAATACTGTTTTTACTTATGATGGCCGGTGGAGATTTAAATGCTTTGCAAGAACCCGTTATCTGGGCACGTCTGCTTGTTTTGATTTTGGCCGGATCTCTGGGTGGGATAATCGGTGTTAATCTGCCTTTAAATAAGACGCGTTTTGTCAGGCGCACCGGGCGCTGA
- a CDS encoding N-acetyltransferase — MIRKYTKSDDNEIIKTWYEASVVAHSFIPEDFWASEKENIRKKYLPIAETYVAEKNGRVVGFISLIDNLIGALFVLPLYQRKGIGSALVETVKTLRKELFVEVYKDNVNAQQFYSNCGFSFVKEKIQSETGYTLLEMKIETTYP; from the coding sequence ATGATTAGAAAATATACAAAATCAGATGACAATGAAATTATTAAAACTTGGTACGAGGCATCTGTTGTTGCACATAGCTTTATTCCTGAAGATTTCTGGGCATCAGAAAAAGAGAATATTAGAAAAAAGTACCTACCAATAGCCGAAACTTATGTTGCAGAGAAAAACGGTAGGGTGGTTGGTTTTATTTCTTTGATAGACAATTTAATCGGTGCATTATTTGTTCTACCGCTCTATCAAAGAAAAGGTATTGGTTCCGCACTTGTAGAAACGGTGAAAACTTTAAGAAAAGAACTTTTCGTTGAGGTTTATAAGGATAATGTTAATGCCCAACAATTTTACAGCAACTGTGGATTCTCTTTTGTTAAGGAAAAAATACAGTCTGAAACAGGTTACACGTTATTAGAAATGAAAATTGAAACAACCTACCCCTAA
- a CDS encoding ABC transporter substrate-binding protein: protein MLKKKLLLVLLVVLCLITGIIGIKKLLIPGKETLKVTLGQQEKSLAMTPHLLAMEKKFFQEFWAKAEAKTYSGDVTPQEALARGEVDIVIMSLADFLYYRLGNADLIAFAAATTGEPSFIMAQEKMPDFSWHDMNDKSVIGALPESTAGILLEAVLRENDLAPYRSVNVIYNVPTDLKVGAFKAGSSTYLQTCEPMVSRLETDGTAAVVGSLAHKNLPALVYVTNRQNIIQHPEKIQRFTNGIYKAFLWMKFHPEKIVGSLKQDFKDFEQDILPTAVNRYLNYKIWPETPQISEEAVAEFQNMMLTAGELPQSLDCAEAIEQKFVKTALEKVEYIPPEQQKKGLKKLWPF from the coding sequence GTGTTAAAGAAAAAACTTTTATTAGTTCTACTGGTGGTGCTATGTTTAATTACAGGCATAATAGGAATAAAGAAGTTATTAATTCCGGGAAAGGAAACCCTTAAAGTAACTCTGGGCCAACAGGAAAAATCTCTGGCTATGACTCCTCATTTATTAGCCATGGAAAAAAAGTTCTTCCAGGAGTTTTGGGCTAAAGCGGAAGCCAAAACATACAGCGGGGATGTAACACCTCAAGAAGCCCTGGCCCGGGGGGAAGTGGATATTGTAATAATGAGCCTGGCCGATTTCCTTTACTATAGGCTTGGGAATGCGGATCTTATCGCTTTTGCTGCGGCAACCACGGGAGAGCCTTCCTTTATAATGGCGCAGGAGAAAATGCCTGACTTCAGTTGGCATGATATGAATGATAAGTCGGTTATCGGTGCACTGCCGGAAAGTACTGCCGGAATCCTATTGGAAGCAGTACTACGAGAAAATGATTTAGCTCCTTACCGCAGTGTCAATGTCATCTACAATGTTCCCACGGACCTCAAGGTAGGAGCATTCAAGGCGGGCAGCAGCACCTATTTGCAGACCTGTGAGCCCATGGTTTCCCGGTTGGAAACAGATGGCACCGCCGCTGTGGTTGGCTCTCTGGCCCACAAAAATCTGCCTGCTTTGGTCTACGTAACAAACAGGCAAAATATTATACAGCACCCGGAAAAAATACAACGCTTTACTAACGGAATCTACAAGGCATTTTTATGGATGAAGTTTCACCCGGAAAAGATAGTCGGGTCTTTGAAACAAGATTTTAAAGACTTTGAACAGGACATATTGCCTACCGCCGTCAACCGTTATCTAAACTATAAAATATGGCCGGAAACCCCCCAAATTAGTGAAGAAGCAGTTGCAGAATTCCAAAACATGATGCTTACCGCCGGCGAATTGCCCCAATCCTTAGATTGCGCTGAAGCGATTGAACAAAAGTTTGTCAAAACAGCTCTGGAGAAAGTGGAATACATCCCCCCGGAACAGCAAAAAAAAGGCCTTAAAAAATTATGGCCCTTTTAG
- a CDS encoding endopeptidase La — protein sequence MNPVERVLPLLPLRGILVFPYMVIHLDVGREKSVQAIEEAMIQDKMIFLSTQKDAQTDDPGPNDIYDIGTVAEVKQLLKLPGGTIRVLVEGIARASIDEYTEESPYFKVKLEQYTEDFEKNPEIEALMRNLVNQFEQYVKISKRIPPETVASVINLEEPGRLADIVASHLNLRIEEKQGILEATDIVDRLENLCAIVSKELEIVELERKINVRVRKQMEKTQKEYYLREQMKAIQKELGEKDDKAAEGEEYREKIAKAKLPKEVNEKAIKEVERLEKMPPMAAEAAVVRNYLDWLLALPWSKGTRDRLDINHAEKILEEDHYGLNKVKDRILEYLAIRKLSKKMKGPILCLVGPPGVGKTSLGRSIARSLDRKFVRLSLGGVRDEAEIRGHRRTYVGAMPGRIIQGIRTAGSKNPVFLLDEVDKMSMDFRGDPSSALLEVLDPEQNSTFSDHYIEVPYDLSNVMFVTTANVGSNIPRPLLDRMEIIEIAGYTEEEKVQIAMRHLMPKQIKEHGLTDQMINISENTVRKIIQEYTRESGVRNLEREIAGICRKAAKQIVSKKAKKVKATVQNLPQMLGTPRYRYGTAEKEAQVGIATGLAWTAVGGDTLAVEVGKYKGNGKLTLTGKLGDVMKESAQAAFSYVRSRADQLGIDHAVFEKFDVHVHVPEGAIPKDGPSAGITLALALASALTGRRVRNDLAMTGEVTLRGRVLPIGGFKEKVLAAHRAGIKTVILPQDNKKDLDEVPKNIKKQVECILVENMDQVIKLGLLDESKFGNTEADAPPEVPVEMSYNDPIVDTDEGGREIHP from the coding sequence ATGAATCCCGTCGAACGGGTTTTACCTTTATTACCACTTAGGGGAATCCTGGTTTTTCCTTACATGGTCATCCACTTAGATGTGGGCAGGGAAAAATCCGTACAGGCCATAGAAGAGGCAATGATTCAGGACAAAATGATCTTTTTGTCCACTCAGAAAGATGCTCAGACAGATGATCCCGGACCTAATGACATTTATGATATCGGTACCGTAGCGGAAGTTAAGCAATTGTTGAAACTTCCTGGTGGAACCATCAGGGTACTGGTTGAAGGGATTGCGCGGGCCAGTATTGACGAATATACGGAAGAAAGTCCGTACTTCAAAGTTAAGTTAGAACAATATACGGAAGATTTTGAGAAAAATCCGGAAATTGAAGCGCTTATGCGTAACTTAGTTAACCAGTTTGAACAATATGTAAAAATATCCAAGCGTATTCCACCGGAAACGGTAGCTTCAGTGATCAATTTGGAAGAGCCGGGACGGCTTGCGGACATTGTGGCCTCTCATCTCAACCTGCGGATTGAAGAGAAGCAGGGAATCCTGGAAGCAACGGATATAGTTGATAGACTGGAAAACTTGTGCGCTATTGTTTCTAAGGAATTAGAGATAGTGGAATTGGAACGTAAAATAAACGTTCGTGTTCGTAAGCAGATGGAAAAAACACAAAAAGAATACTATCTCCGGGAACAAATGAAGGCCATTCAGAAGGAATTGGGTGAAAAAGATGATAAGGCGGCCGAAGGTGAAGAATACCGGGAAAAAATCGCCAAGGCTAAATTACCCAAGGAAGTAAATGAAAAGGCCATCAAGGAAGTTGAGCGGTTGGAGAAAATGCCGCCCATGGCTGCCGAGGCAGCAGTAGTTCGCAATTATCTGGATTGGCTTCTGGCCTTGCCCTGGTCCAAGGGAACCAGAGACCGTCTGGATATCAACCATGCTGAAAAAATTCTCGAAGAAGATCATTATGGTTTAAACAAGGTAAAAGATCGTATTTTGGAATACCTTGCTATTCGTAAGCTTTCCAAAAAAATGAAGGGCCCCATCCTTTGTTTGGTAGGGCCTCCCGGAGTCGGTAAAACATCTCTGGGCCGTTCTATCGCCAGGTCTTTAGACCGCAAGTTTGTGCGCCTTTCCCTCGGCGGAGTGAGGGATGAGGCAGAAATTCGTGGACACAGGCGCACCTATGTAGGAGCCATGCCCGGACGTATTATCCAGGGTATACGTACTGCAGGTTCCAAAAACCCTGTATTCCTGCTGGATGAAGTTGATAAAATGAGCATGGATTTTAGGGGTGATCCCTCTTCGGCGCTGCTGGAGGTATTGGATCCTGAGCAAAACAGTACTTTCAGTGATCATTACATTGAAGTGCCGTATGATCTAAGTAACGTGATGTTTGTTACCACGGCTAACGTAGGGTCTAACATTCCCCGTCCGCTTCTGGACAGGATGGAAATCATAGAGATTGCCGGGTATACCGAAGAAGAAAAGGTACAGATTGCCATGCGGCACTTGATGCCCAAACAAATTAAAGAACATGGTTTAACTGACCAGATGATTAATATATCAGAGAACACCGTACGCAAAATTATCCAGGAATATACGCGGGAAAGTGGCGTAAGAAACCTGGAGCGTGAGATAGCAGGCATTTGCCGCAAAGCCGCCAAGCAAATAGTGTCTAAAAAGGCCAAAAAAGTGAAGGCAACGGTGCAGAACCTGCCTCAAATGCTTGGTACACCCAGGTACCGTTACGGAACAGCCGAAAAAGAGGCGCAAGTGGGTATTGCCACAGGCTTGGCATGGACTGCAGTTGGTGGAGATACTCTGGCTGTGGAAGTGGGCAAATATAAAGGCAACGGGAAGCTAACCCTTACCGGTAAACTGGGGGATGTGATGAAAGAGTCCGCCCAGGCGGCCTTTAGCTATGTACGCAGCAGAGCTGACCAGCTTGGTATCGACCATGCTGTTTTTGAAAAGTTTGATGTCCACGTACACGTTCCTGAAGGCGCCATCCCCAAAGACGGGCCGTCTGCAGGTATCACCCTGGCCCTGGCCCTGGCATCGGCGCTTACCGGTCGCAGGGTAAGAAATGATTTAGCCATGACCGGTGAGGTGACTCTACGCGGTAGAGTACTGCCTATCGGTGGCTTTAAGGAAAAAGTATTGGCTGCACACCGGGCAGGTATAAAGACAGTCATATTGCCACAAGATAATAAAAAGGATTTGGACGAAGTTCCCAAAAACATCAAGAAACAAGTGGAATGTATCTTGGTAGAAAATATGGATCAAGTTATTAAGTTAGGGCTGCTGGACGAGAGTAAGTTTGGAAATACAGAGGCAGACGCCCCGCCGGAAGTACCGGTAGAAATGTCATATAACGATCCGATAGTTGATACCGATGAGGGAGGCCGCGAGATTCATCCATGA
- a CDS encoding cupin domain-containing protein, which yields MFATKNDQGYIAVVEGVKRKTLVHGEKTLMTEFLLEKGNTLPNHSHPQEQTGYLVSGKIILAIAGEEHEVNPGDSWVIPGNVEHSARIIEDSLALEVFAPVREDYLP from the coding sequence ATGTTTGCCACTAAAAATGACCAGGGATACATAGCAGTTGTTGAGGGCGTTAAAAGAAAGACACTTGTTCACGGTGAAAAGACCTTGATGACCGAATTCTTATTGGAAAAAGGTAATACTTTACCCAATCATAGCCATCCGCAGGAACAAACAGGCTACCTGGTTTCAGGGAAAATCATTTTGGCTATTGCAGGTGAGGAACACGAGGTTAATCCAGGGGACAGTTGGGTTATCCCCGGGAATGTAGAACATTCTGCCAGGATCATTGAAGATTCTCTGGCGTTAGAAGTATTTGCCCCGGTTCGGGAGGATTACCTTCCATGA
- a CDS encoding valine--tRNA ligase — protein sequence MIKMPEFNMPKTYNPEKVEDKWYDYWEQQKYFRSQVDPERKPFCIVMPPPNVTGQLHMGHALDSTLQDILTRWRRMQGYNALWLPGTDHAGIATQAKVEQQLSKEGITKHELGRKQFLDRVWEWKENYGGRITNQLRRLGSSCDWDRERFTMDEGCSKAVREVFVRLYEEGLIYRDYFITNWCCHCQTTISDIEVEHLDKPGHLYYMKYPVKGSENEFIVIATTRPETMLGDVAVAVHPDDERYQHLIGKTLVLPLVNREIPVIADEYVDPEFGTGAVKITPAHDPNDFEIGKRHNLPELTVINKDAKMTVEAGAKYKGMDRWECRKQVVKDIEALHLLVKTEDHSHAVGHCYRCSQVIEPMLSMQWFVRMKPLAEPAIKAAQEERLKFVPERFTRIYLNWMENIRDWCISRQLWWGHRIPVWYCTDCGEMTVSRQDVEKCGTCGSGNLEQDPDVLDTWFSSALWPFSTLGWPDKTMDLAYYYPTSVLVTGRDIIFFWVARMIFSGLAHMNEVPFKDVFIHGLVLDAMGRKMSKSLGNGVDPIEVIESHGADSLRFMLITGNTPGNDLRFHFERLDGARNFANKIWNASRFALMNLQDYDLDYVPETGDYTLADRWILSRYQHVIKEVTRHMEKYELGEAARILYEFTWSEVCDWYIELVKPRLYGKTSNMDRKTAQYVLTGVLRGAMELLHPFMPFITEEIWQQLPHKGDSIMLAPWPCYREEMIDTASEEKMNSVMEVTRGIRQVRSEMNVTPGKKAQAIIVSPETGIRKALEEGIHYIEDLGTANIEICSTLDNKPEQAAAAVAKGVDIYVPLKGLIDVDKEIARLKKELSNVEKDLAKVQGKLNNDKFLAKAPADIVEKEKGKETELSGKAETLRERLAVLGE from the coding sequence ATCATTAAGATGCCGGAATTTAACATGCCTAAGACATATAATCCGGAAAAAGTAGAGGATAAATGGTATGATTATTGGGAACAGCAAAAGTATTTTCGCTCCCAGGTGGATCCTGAGCGCAAACCTTTTTGCATAGTCATGCCACCTCCAAATGTCACCGGTCAATTACATATGGGACATGCCCTGGACAGCACCCTGCAGGATATTTTAACCCGGTGGAGACGGATGCAGGGCTATAATGCCCTTTGGCTTCCCGGGACCGACCATGCGGGCATTGCTACCCAGGCCAAAGTTGAACAGCAGTTATCAAAGGAAGGCATTACTAAGCATGAACTGGGCCGTAAGCAGTTTCTGGACCGTGTATGGGAATGGAAGGAAAACTATGGCGGCCGTATTACAAACCAGCTCCGGCGCCTGGGTTCCTCATGTGACTGGGACCGTGAGCGCTTTACCATGGATGAGGGATGTTCCAAGGCTGTCCGGGAAGTGTTTGTTCGCCTCTATGAAGAAGGACTTATTTACCGTGATTACTTTATTACCAATTGGTGTTGCCACTGTCAGACTACCATTAGTGATATAGAAGTAGAGCACCTTGATAAGCCGGGACATCTTTATTATATGAAATACCCGGTGAAAGGCAGTGAAAATGAATTTATTGTGATTGCCACCACCCGTCCGGAGACAATGCTTGGCGATGTGGCAGTGGCAGTTCATCCGGATGACGAGCGCTATCAACATCTGATCGGAAAAACTCTTGTTTTACCCCTGGTGAACCGCGAAATACCGGTTATAGCTGATGAGTACGTGGATCCTGAGTTCGGTACCGGGGCGGTCAAGATAACACCCGCTCATGATCCCAATGACTTTGAGATTGGAAAACGTCATAATCTGCCTGAGCTGACGGTAATTAATAAAGATGCCAAAATGACAGTGGAGGCAGGGGCTAAATATAAAGGTATGGACCGCTGGGAATGTCGCAAACAAGTGGTTAAAGACATTGAAGCTTTGCACTTGCTGGTGAAAACTGAAGACCATTCCCATGCCGTGGGACACTGCTACCGATGTAGCCAGGTTATTGAGCCCATGCTTTCCATGCAATGGTTTGTACGCATGAAACCACTTGCCGAGCCCGCTATCAAGGCGGCTCAGGAGGAACGCTTAAAGTTCGTGCCCGAGAGGTTCACTCGTATATATTTGAATTGGATGGAAAATATCCGGGATTGGTGTATCAGCCGGCAGCTCTGGTGGGGGCACCGTATTCCCGTGTGGTACTGCACTGACTGTGGAGAAATGACGGTATCTCGCCAAGATGTAGAGAAGTGTGGAACCTGTGGTTCCGGTAATTTAGAGCAGGATCCGGATGTGCTGGACACCTGGTTCAGCTCCGCCTTGTGGCCATTTAGCACGCTTGGATGGCCGGACAAAACAATGGACTTAGCTTATTACTATCCCACTTCGGTACTGGTGACCGGGCGAGATATCATTTTCTTCTGGGTAGCCAGAATGATTTTCAGCGGTCTTGCTCATATGAATGAAGTTCCCTTCAAAGACGTATTTATTCATGGCTTGGTTTTGGATGCAATGGGACGTAAAATGAGTAAGTCGCTGGGTAACGGGGTTGACCCCATTGAAGTAATTGAAAGTCACGGGGCAGATAGCCTACGGTTTATGCTAATTACCGGCAACACACCCGGAAATGATCTGCGTTTTCACTTTGAGCGTTTGGACGGGGCTAGGAATTTTGCCAATAAAATTTGGAATGCTTCCCGGTTTGCTTTAATGAATTTACAGGACTATGACCTGGACTATGTCCCTGAAACCGGAGATTATACCCTGGCAGACAGGTGGATTCTCAGCAGGTACCAGCATGTTATCAAAGAAGTTACCCGCCACATGGAAAAATACGAACTGGGTGAGGCGGCCAGGATATTGTACGAATTTACCTGGAGCGAGGTTTGTGACTGGTATATTGAGCTGGTCAAGCCCCGTTTGTATGGAAAAACAAGTAATATGGACAGGAAGACTGCTCAGTATGTGCTAACCGGTGTACTGCGGGGGGCCATGGAACTGTTGCATCCCTTTATGCCCTTTATTACCGAGGAAATCTGGCAGCAACTTCCCCATAAAGGGGATTCAATAATGCTGGCGCCGTGGCCCTGCTACCGCGAAGAAATGATAGATACCGCCTCGGAGGAGAAAATGAACTCGGTCATGGAGGTTACCCGCGGGATAAGGCAGGTAAGAAGTGAAATGAATGTGACCCCGGGTAAAAAGGCGCAGGCCATTATCGTTTCTCCGGAAACCGGTATCAGGAAAGCACTGGAAGAGGGAATTCATTATATTGAGGACCTGGGAACCGCAAACATTGAAATTTGTTCTACCCTGGATAATAAACCTGAGCAGGCGGCAGCGGCAGTGGCCAAAGGGGTGGACATTTACGTGCCGCTAAAAGGGCTAATAGATGTTGATAAAGAGATTGCCCGCCTTAAAAAAGAACTTTCCAATGTGGAAAAGGATTTGGCCAAGGTGCAGGGGAAACTGAATAATGACAAATTCTTAGCCAAGGCACCGGCTGATATCGTGGAAAAGGAAAAAGGTAAAGAAACTGAACTGTCAGGTAAAGCCGAGACATTAAGGGAACGTCTGGCTGTTTTAGGTGAGTAA
- a CDS encoding YihA family ribosome biogenesis GTP-binding protein, producing the protein MKIVSAEFVKSSTGLENCPEEGHPEVALSGRSNVGKSSLLNKITNRKKIARISNTPGRTQLINFYIINGNFHLVDLPGYGYAKVPEKIRVKWGPMIESYLSGREQLRGAIILVDIRHQPTAQDVQMCQWLRFYGLPHAIVATKADKISRGRVQKHLAVVRKTLELGSNDILIPFSAQTGAGREEVLKVIEQWTAM; encoded by the coding sequence ATGAAAATAGTCTCCGCGGAATTCGTAAAAAGTAGCACAGGTTTGGAAAATTGCCCGGAAGAGGGCCACCCTGAGGTGGCCCTTTCCGGGCGTTCCAATGTAGGCAAGTCATCACTTTTAAACAAAATTACCAACCGCAAAAAAATTGCCCGCATTAGCAATACGCCCGGGCGCACCCAGTTGATAAACTTTTACATAATTAACGGTAATTTTCACCTGGTAGATTTACCCGGCTATGGTTATGCCAAAGTGCCGGAAAAGATAAGGGTCAAATGGGGACCAATGATAGAAAGTTATCTATCCGGGCGAGAGCAATTGCGCGGTGCAATTATTTTAGTCGATATCCGGCACCAACCCACAGCACAGGATGTACAGATGTGCCAGTGGCTTCGTTTTTACGGCTTACCTCATGCTATTGTCGCTACTAAAGCTGATAAAATCAGCCGAGGCAGAGTGCAAAAACACTTGGCAGTTGTGAGAAAGACTTTGGAGCTGGGTAGTAACGACATACTAATTCCCTTCTCCGCCCAAACAGGTGCGGGGCGGGAGGAAGTTTTGAAAGTGATTGAACAATGGACTGCTATGTAG
- a CDS encoding NUDIX domain-containing protein, producing the protein MKSIDEIRPGVAIVIFDEENNVLLQKRADVGLWGILSGHVEPGETVTAAAVREVLEETGLHIKVTRLIGVYSDPKSQIISYPDGRIVHFVTIYFLAKVIGGELSCNSAETLDISYFPVNDLPSDILEMHPNWLVDALSSNEGSFIR; encoded by the coding sequence ATGAAATCAATTGATGAAATTCGACCAGGCGTTGCCATTGTTATTTTTGACGAGGAAAACAATGTGTTACTTCAAAAACGGGCAGATGTTGGTCTGTGGGGCATCCTTTCCGGGCATGTTGAACCGGGGGAGACTGTAACTGCAGCAGCAGTTCGGGAAGTGTTGGAAGAAACAGGATTACACATTAAAGTAACACGTCTGATTGGAGTCTATTCGGATCCAAAATCTCAAATTATTTCATATCCAGATGGACGAATAGTTCATTTCGTAACTATATATTTCTTGGCAAAGGTAATTGGTGGAGAGTTATCTTGTAACTCAGCAGAAACATTAGATATTAGTTATTTTCCCGTCAATGATTTGCCTTCCGACATTTTAGAAATGCATCCTAATTGGTTAGTCGATGCACTTTCTTCTAACGAGGGATCTTTTATTAGGTAA
- a CDS encoding 4Fe-4S dicluster domain-containing protein has product MGHLVHDKEQVYRMLAERLNKNPVGAPINDTLMTILYRLYTENEAMIGSKFSLAPMTLEQIASITRIEREQLKKILNGMADKGLVLDIPRKDSYYYMLAPMVVGFFEYTFMRVQSDVNLKDLAELFQSFFNNKEVRDEFSGDKTRMMRTLVYESLIPVALETEVLTYERASEIIRQSGGGAISICPCRHKASHLGKSCGAPLEVCTSLGNAAEWIIRRGLGKPATVDELLRVLDQTEELGLVHNCDNVLNKPAYICHCCGCCCVILTGINEAGKYATHPSNFIPTLETETCTGCGTCADSCHVGAIAFQDTKIPVVNEEVCIGCGVCASACPVGSITMSRRSDLHIPPDNAKEKFFGIAREKGKI; this is encoded by the coding sequence ATGGGACATTTGGTTCATGACAAAGAACAGGTTTACCGGATGTTAGCCGAACGCTTAAACAAAAATCCGGTAGGTGCACCAATAAACGATACTTTGATGACCATACTTTACCGTCTCTATACTGAGAATGAGGCCATGATAGGAAGTAAATTTTCTCTGGCTCCCATGACCTTGGAACAGATTGCCAGTATTACCCGCATAGAAAGAGAACAGTTAAAAAAAATCCTAAATGGCATGGCTGACAAGGGATTGGTACTGGATATTCCCCGAAAAGATAGTTATTATTACATGCTGGCCCCGATGGTGGTAGGATTTTTTGAATATACATTTATGCGGGTACAAAGTGATGTAAATTTGAAGGATTTAGCAGAACTTTTTCAAAGTTTCTTTAACAATAAAGAAGTTAGGGATGAATTTTCTGGGGACAAAACGAGAATGATGCGGACCTTGGTTTATGAAAGCCTTATACCAGTAGCCTTGGAAACTGAGGTTTTAACTTACGAAAGGGCCAGTGAAATTATCAGGCAATCCGGAGGAGGAGCAATTTCAATATGTCCCTGCCGCCATAAAGCAAGTCACTTGGGCAAATCATGCGGAGCCCCCCTTGAGGTTTGCACTTCCCTTGGCAACGCTGCGGAATGGATAATAAGGAGGGGTTTGGGCAAACCGGCTACGGTGGATGAATTGCTGAGAGTGCTTGATCAAACAGAAGAACTTGGCCTGGTCCATAATTGTGATAACGTACTAAATAAGCCTGCTTACATTTGCCATTGTTGCGGCTGCTGCTGCGTAATACTAACCGGCATAAATGAAGCTGGAAAATATGCCACGCACCCGAGTAATTTTATTCCTACATTAGAAACAGAAACGTGCACAGGATGCGGTACGTGCGCGGACAGTTGCCATGTTGGGGCTATTGCCTTTCAAGACACAAAAATTCCCGTTGTCAATGAAGAGGTTTGCATAGGCTGTGGGGTATGTGCCTCCGCTTGCCCTGTAGGTTCAATAACCATGTCACGCCGTTCGGACCTGCACATTCCCCCGGATAATGCAAAAGAAAAGTTTTTCGGAATTGCCAGGGAAAAGGGTAAAATTTAG
- a CDS encoding DUF3786 domain-containing protein, with amino-acid sequence MFTYMIDNENTGMYRVAFDYALKAFASKNPVEMARNSGSVFDSEHSIITLQSLGQWIDVNFPDGHISFSNSNLSPVWYWRFIILHYLSRADNTPLLHRLISYRELESGNIYYPAFMRESIKPLADLITRQPAERVKLACLKLGGYLKDSADISAVFFLLPRFPVRVNIWSEDEEIEASANILFDFNANHYLHTEDISAAGHIVSSFLIMQCELMA; translated from the coding sequence ATGTTTACTTACATGATCGATAATGAAAATACCGGGATGTATCGAGTGGCCTTTGACTATGCTCTCAAGGCGTTCGCTTCAAAGAACCCTGTAGAAATGGCTCGGAACAGCGGGTCAGTTTTTGATTCCGAACATTCCATAATTACTTTACAGAGCCTTGGGCAATGGATAGATGTAAACTTTCCGGACGGCCATATCTCTTTCAGTAATTCCAATCTCAGCCCGGTCTGGTACTGGCGTTTTATCATTCTGCATTACCTTAGCAGGGCCGATAATACACCGTTGCTTCATAGGTTAATTTCATATCGAGAATTGGAAAGCGGTAACATATATTATCCAGCCTTTATGCGCGAAAGTATAAAACCGCTGGCTGATCTAATAACCCGGCAACCGGCTGAACGGGTTAAGCTTGCCTGCCTCAAACTCGGTGGCTATCTTAAGGATAGCGCAGATATCTCCGCTGTTTTCTTCTTGTTGCCAAGGTTTCCGGTAAGGGTTAACATATGGTCAGAGGATGAGGAAATAGAGGCATCAGCCAATATTTTGTTTGACTTCAATGCTAATCATTATCTTCATACAGAAGACATATCGGCGGCCGGACACATTGTGTCGAGTTTTCTGATTATGCAATGCGAACTAATGGCATGA